The Fulvivirga maritima genome segment AGCAGGTTTTTGAAGCCTTGGTAGGGAATGTTAGTTGCGCTATTTGTAGTGAAATAAGAACTATAGTCATAGCGCTGGGAGTAATGAAGAGCCTTTTTGATGAATAACTCTACACTGGAAGGCTTATAAGTAATGGCTTTTCGCAAATTCTTTTTTGGCACAAAGGAATACAAAAAATAAGCCGGCTCAAAATCTAATTTGAGCCGGCTTAAAGTCTTTATCTGCTAAAGTATGAATTACATAGCAGGTGCTTCAGAAGCTTTGATATCAAATCCTACGTTTACAGTATCGTAGATGAATTTGTCTTTAGCTTTATCTACTGCATCAGATTCAGCAGAATAAGTAAGTCCCCATAAAGTTCTGTCAATGTTAAATTTAGCTTTAGCAGAAAGTCCACTTTCAGCTACTTTTACCACTGCAGGGAAAGAAATACTTAAAGTTTTTCCTCTCATAGTAAGGTTTCCTGTTACTTTATGAGTAGGAGATTCTACTACAAACTCATCAGCACTTGCAGGCTTATATTCAGAATCAAATTCTTCTTTAACTTCTACAGAATCACTAGCACTGTAAGGCTCTACTGAAGTGATAACAAATTCAGCAGTAGGGTGATTTTCAGCATCAAAGAAGTCAGCTGATTTTAAGTGACCTTCTAATTTACCTTTCATTTCTTCGTCATCGGCAATATCAACATTTTGGATATTAGCGATGTCTAAAGTGATAGTACCACCTACTATTTCGTCTCCTTCTACAGCTATATTTCCTTGGCTGATAGGAATAGTACCATCATGCTTTCCTGTAGGCTTGCTACCAATCCAGGTAACTGTGCTTTCTTCTGCATTTACAGTGTATTCTTTTGATGCTTCTACTTGCTCTACTTCTTTAGCTTCAGAAACTTCAGCATCAGTGCCTTCTTTTTTCTGTCCGCAAGAAGCTATGATTCCTGCAGAAAGCAATAAAATAAAAAAGCTGTTTTTCTTCATTTGTCTTTCTTTTAGTTTGGTTAATTTGTGATGTAAGTATCAAATTCTAATATACTACAAAAGTATCAATTTAACTAACATTCAATAATTGTTGGAACATTAAAATATGGCGCTAGTAAAAAAAATAAAAAAATCAATCCCAAAATTCGGTGAAAATTGCTTCTTAGCAGAAACGTCTGTGATCATAGGAGACGTTACCATGGGAAATAATTGCACCGTTTGGTATAATGCTATAGTTAGGGGAGATGTTCATTCTATAACTATAGGTGATCAAACCAATATTCAGGATGGAGCCATTATTCACTGTACCTATCAAAAGGCTAAAACAGTAATTGGTAGCAGAGTCTCTATTGCTCATGGGGCTATAGTACATGGTTGTGAAATAGAAGATGATGTATTAATAGGCATGAAGGCGGTGGTTATGGATAACGCCATTATTAAAACAGGATCAGTGATAGCAGCCGGGGCAATTGTTTTGCCGGGTACGGTGGTAGAGGCTGGGAGCATTTATGCAGGGGTACCTGCTAAGAAGGTGAAAGACACCGGGCCAGAAATGAAAGAGGTAATAGCAAGAACGGCAAAGAACTACCCGATGTACGCCAGTTGGTATGATTAAAACATTTTGACAATAAAGTGGATATTAGAAGGAATATTGGTGCGTGTGTTAGAATTCTTCTTGTTTAGATGAAGAATGCAAAAAATTCCACTTGAAAATAAAAATAAATTATTTTAATTTAAGAATAAAGTAGTATTAGAACTGTTACATTTTATGGGCCACTTAAATAAGGGATATGATGAACTGGTGTTGAAGGAATACCAGAAAAAGATGAAGGAAACAGGGACCAATCATTTAGTGATCGACTCAGAGGATAATTCTGATGAGTATGTTAACTTTTATTTTATTGGTAAGTATGAAGGGCGAGATGTATTATATGATGCCGTGCTCTATACATTAAGGTTACATCATAATAGTGAGTTGTATGAGATCGCAGAACACCGTGCGGCTAATCATTTTCCTGAATTTAAAAGTATTAAATATGAGGAAGATGAAAATGGGGATCTGGAAATTTTAGATTCTATGGAAGAAGAAATCGGTCTCTTTATGGCAGAAGTAATTACTGAGCTGGAAGAGGAAGGCGAAATTAAGGTGCAGGAGCATGTAGAAATAGATCCTAACGTTAATTTTGGCGTAGGATTAGATGCAGGCTTAAACGTAGATCAAATTACGCCATCAGTGATATCTAAATTTGTAAAGAGTTATAATGAAGATAGTCTGAAGTTAGATCAGACCATGTACTCTTTTCAGACAGAAGATGAGGAGATGGTGAAATAGTAAGAAAATATACACAATAGAGGTATGGTAAAGTCAGGGTTGAAACTAAGAAGAAGTATATATTATACCCTGGCTTTTGTATCTATTATTTGGATAGTCAAAATTATTGAATACACATTTCATTATAATTTTGGTGATTTTGGCATCCTTCCTCGTACAGTAAGTGGTTCTATAGGTATTTTTACCGCTCCTTTTATACATGGAGACGTTTACCATTTGCTTTCTAACACCTTCCCGCTGATCACTCTGGGTATTGGCATCTTTTACTTTTACGATAAAATTGCCATTACCGTAATATTGTTGATCTACATTATGACGGGATTTTGGGTGTGGGTTGCCGCTCGTGAAGCCTATCACATTGGTGCCAGTGGTGTAATCTATGGCATGCTGACCTTCTTGTTATTGAGCGGCTTTTTAAAGAGAGATGCTAAATCTCTGGCCGTTTCATTTATAGTTCTATTTATTTACGGAGGGTCATTTTTTACGGGAGTTATTCCTGGTGACCAGGCTGTTTCATGGGAGTCTCACCTGATGGGAGCCATAGCCGGAGTGTTTTGTGCCATATACTTTAGAAAATATGGAAAAGCAAAACGCGCTATACAAGATGAGCCTGTGGCTAACTATTCAACTTATATATATCACTACACCAAAGCAGAGTTAGATAATGAAGCTGAAGCCCTGGCTCCAAAAAAAGATTCTACCATTATTTATACAATAGACTCTCCTTTCAAAGAAGTGAAATAGTAGCCTTCGCTTAATTATTAAAAAAGCAGGATTAGTAATTCTCTTTAATCTTTACTTTATTTGCCGACTAATTAAAAACAAAAATTCAAATAAGGTGAAAAATCTATCTTTAGTACTTAATGTAGTTCTACTCATCGCTGTTGGTGTTTTATATGTGTTACATTTTTCAGGAGGTAAAGCTGAGGAGCAAGACGAAGAAAATGGAATACTCCAGTCTTCTGCCTATTCAGTGGCTTATGTTGATTCAGATTCTGTAGTTAAAAACTATGATTTCTTTAAGAAGAAGCAGGAAGAGTTGACAGCTAAATCTGAGAGACTGCAAAATGAATATAAAAACAGAGCAGAAGGTTTACAAAGAGAGGTAACTGACTACCAGAGAAATGTAAATAACCTTACAATAGGTCAGGCTAAAGCATTAGAAGAAGACCTAATGAAAAAGCAGCAGAACTTAAGAATGTATCAAGAGAGCCTTTCTCAGCAGCTTATGCAAGATCAGAACAAAGTGCAGGCAGAATTATATGAGAAGGTATCAGAATTCCTTAAAGGATACAGCTCTAAAAAAGGACTTGAGTTAGTAGTTCAATATACTCCTGGTAGTGATGTACTTTATGCTAATGATAGCATGAATATTACAGGAGACGTAATCAAAGGATTAAACGAAGCTTACAATAGCGAGCTTAATGCTCCTGCAGAATCCACTGAAGATTCTACTGCTGTAAGTGAATAAAATATTATCATTTAATGAAATGAGGAGCCTGTTTCTGATGAAGCAGGCTTTTTTAGTATATTAAGGCTTGTATATTAGGTAGGCTATTTATATATTTTCATTTTATAAAGTTAGGTAAATGATAAAAGCCTTATTTTTAGCTCTCAATTTAAGAAAGGAAGAAGAGAAGCAGGTTTTACTCTTATTAGGCAATGGCTTTTTTATGGGTATATTTCTGGCTAGCTATCAGATTAGTGCAGAAACCCTATTTTTAAATCGCCTGGAAAACTATTTGAAGGAAGCCATCATGATCTCCGGCTTCTTAGGGATTATTATTACGGCCCTATTTGCTTACTTACAGACTCGTGTGGCTTTTTCTAAGCTTGTACTAGGCAACCTTATAGGTATATTTAGTTTTATATCTGGAGTGTACTTGCTTTTCAAGCTAGGAGATCCTGGCTGGCAAGATGTGCTCGTATTTCTCATGTTTGCCATGATAGGTCCTATGCTAGCCGTATCATTACTAGGCTTCTGGGGAGTGTTTGGTCGTATGTTTGACCTGAGACAATCTAAAAGAATCATCGGCGGGATAGATATTGGACAGCTATCAGCCTCTATTCTTATCTCATTTTCCATTCCTTTTTTGGAACCCTTATTACCCAATACCACTTCCTATTTGCTTATTAGCGGGGTTTGCGTATTAGTATCATTGTTTTTTCTTACCATAATTACCAAAAGGTATGATCTTAAAAAGGCAGAAGTTTCTAGTAGTAAAAGTGAAGCATCTAAAACGGGTGTACAGCATTTAATAAAGAACCGATATGTTAGGCTGCTCTCGTTTTTCCTGCTCTTTTCTATGGTGGCCTTTACTTTGGTACAATTCTCTTTTCAAAACGTGGTGGCGCAGCAATACCCCGATGAAGGAGAACTAAGAAACTTTCTGGCTATTTTCAATGGATCAATATTAGTACTCAGCTTCCTGTTGCAAACTTTTGTTAATGACAGAATAATTGGGGAGTATGGATTGAAAGTGTCTCTTTTGGTGCTTCCAATAATTCTTTCATTGTTAACCGTGGGCGCACTGCTAGCCGGTACTCTTTTTGGCTACACACCAGATGCAGGGACTTATTTTATTTGGTTTTTCTTATTTATAGCTTTAAGCCGACTCTTTAACTTCTCTCTCAGAGATTCTCTGGAGAACCCTACCTTCAAGCTCTATTTTATGCCTTTAGATAATAGGATCAGGTTTGATATTCAAACCAAGGTAGAAGGGGTAGTAAATGAAGCTTCTCGCTTTGTGGGCGGACTGCTTATAATGGGTCTTTCATTCATTTCATTTTTTAGCCTCATACATTATTCTTATGCTCTAATATTCGTTATAATAGGCTACTTTTTCATAATTGGCAAGCTATATTCTGAATATAGAGACAGTATAAGGCATAAATTACAAGATCAGCAAGATTCTTTTGATGAGGAAGTACTTAGTCCACAAGAAAGATTGTTTAAACGCCTAACAGCCGCATTAACCGCTGATAAGTCCAATAAAGTGGTTTTTTCTTTTAAACTTCTTGAAAAACTAGATCCGCACAATGTGCCAAGATATATCAATAGCCTCATGGGGCATGGCGCGGGTGAAATTCGAGATTTTGCTCAAAATAAAATTAATGAGATAAAAGGTAATTCCATTTCAGATAGATATGTGATAAACATGTCTGGTAGCCAGGAGCAAAGTGACAAGCGGCTAGTTAGTGGTACTGATGTTCTTGACCTTTTTCAAGCAGGTAATGTAACTAAAGCAAGGCTTAGTAAACTCTGTAAGTCAGATAATAGTGATGACCGCCAGTATGCTACGGAGTTGCTCAATAATAGTAATGAAGACGAGCATACTTCATTTTTGATAGAGCTACTGATGGATATGGATCCTAAAGTGAGAAATAGTGCCATTAAAACTGCTCAGAAGAAATATAACCGTGAAGTGCTTAATGTGTTGGTAGAGAATTTGAGCTATTCCGCTTACAGTATTCAGGCGGGTAATACCCTAACTTTTATTGGAGAAGAAGCTTTGGGAGTGTTAGACAGTGCCTTTTATAAATCTGGCCAATCTTATCAGGTTATGCTTAAGATTATTCAGATTATTGGTAGGATAGGAGGGGAAACTGCCCGATCTCTTTTATGGTCTAAAATAGATTTTCCCGATAAACTATTGATGTCACAGGTTCTTTTGGCCTTGGGTCTAACTGAATTTAAAGCTGATGTCACGCAAATACCAAGGATTAAATATGGTATTGAATCTGATATTGAAGATATCGCTTGGAACATCTGTGCTATTACTGAAGTAACCACAGATCAATTTGGTAGGGAAATAAAATTGGCACTAGAAGAGGAGATAAAATATGATGTAGAGCACATTTATATGCTACTTTCCATGCTTTATGACACCAAATCTATACAGCTCGTGAAGCAAAATATTGAAAGTGGTACCAGTGAAGGTATTACCTACGCCATTGAGCTATTGGATGTGTTTTTATCAGAAGATCTGAAGCAGCGAATTATTCCGGTGTTAGATGATCTTAACTTTGCAGAAAAAGCGCGAAAATTGGAGTTTTATTTCCCGCGGCAAAAGCTGGACTCCAAGCTGGTTTTAAAGTTTTTGCTTAATAGAGATTTCGCGCAGACTAACAGATGGACGAAGGCCTGCATCATTTTTCAAATAGGCCTTTTAAAAATTTCTGAGTTCACTTATGATCTTATTGCTAACCTGTTTAATCCTGACGGACTAATTAGGGAAATAGCGGCCTGGTCTCTTTATGAAATAGATCCGGCTTTATATATTGATAATGTAAAACGAATAGGCAAAACTAAGCAAAGAGAATTAGATGAACTCATATTGATGTCTACCTCAAGTAGAAGAAGCTGGAGATCACTAAAATTTGAAAAAATCATTTTCCTAAGGAATATTCCTGTTTTCAAAGGTATTTTTGGATTAACAATAGCCGGTGTAGCAGATGCCATTGAAGAAATGCAGCTAATAGAAGGGGAGCCGCTCAAGGTGGATGAGCTGTATAATGATAATTTTTACATTGTATATTCTGGTACCATTAATATTTATGAAGATGGGAAGCTAAAAGAAGAGGTTAAAACCGGCGAATTTATAGGCGAATTAATTACCAGATATAAAGGTGTTGGTAATACATATATGCGTGCAGAGAAGGATACTGTGCTTTTTAAGATAAAGAAAGATAACTTCTATGAACTATTGGCTGATAACATTAGTCTTGCAGATAAAATAGTGGAATATGTTTAATCCCAAGAATGTTATTTGCTTGATTTTTTTGAATTTTATAGATTTATTTTAATTAACTTGAGTTTTATTTTTTGAAGTCAAAACCTTCATTTTTACTTTTTTTAAGCTGTAGGTTGGCTTACGCCCGATGTTGAGATACGATACAAAAATAGGTGATCATGATGCTTCCAGTGAGGATTTGAGTCATCATATGCTGCTAGGTGATAATCCTTTTCCAGGATTAAGGCCTTTTAGTATAGATGAGAGTCATTTGTTTTTTGGTAGAGAGGGGCAGGTAAATGAAATCACAGTTAAGCTTTCTGCTAACCGGTTTGTAACGGTAATGGGTTATTCTGGTAGCGGTAAGTCGTCACTTATGTATTGTGGGCTTATACCAGTGCTTCATGGCGGGTTTTTAGAAGAAACAGGTCCTAATTGGAATGTTATTACCTCTAGGCCAGGCATTTCACCACTTGATAATCTGGCTCGTTCGCTGCTCAAAGCTTCACCGGATTATAAACAGCAGACCATTGAAGAACGAATGGTTAACCAATCGTTACTTACCTCTATTTTAAAAAGTGACTCTGAAGGCCTCATTAAGGCGGTTGAGCACATTAAGCAGGATGATAGAGAAAATACGTTGATCTTGGTCGATCAATTTGAGGAATTATTCACCTATCAGTCAGATGACGAAAATGATGTTTCAGAGCAGGCGAAAGTTTATGTAAACCTATTATTAGAAGCCTGCCATAACCCTGATTCTCCAATCTACCTGGCCATAACTATGCGGTCTGATTATGTGGGGGAATGTGCTGTATTTCCTGGCCTGACCCAAATGATTAATCAGAGCAATTATCTGGTGCCTCAAATGACCCGGGATCAAAAACGAAAGGCCATAGAAGGACCTGTGGCTGTAGGGGGCGGAGAGATTTCAGGAAGATTAGTAAAAAGGTTACTTAATGAAGTAGGGGATAATCAGGATCAGCTGCCCATTTTGCAGCATGCGCTCATGCGTACCTGGGATTATTGGGTAAAAAACCATGAAGAAGAAGAGCCGCTCGACCTGAGGCATTATAATGCTATCGGAAAAATCAGCCAGGCACTTTCACAACACGCTGATGAGGCCTATGATGAGCTGGAACCTTCTGATCGAGAAATAGCCGAAATACTATTCAAAAGCCTTACAGAAAAAACTAATGATAACTTCGGAAGAAGAAGATCTGTGAAATTGTCATTAGTAGCTGAGCTGGCAGGTGTCAACGACTCAGAAGTTATAGAAGTAATAGAGAAATTTCGTCAGCCCGGCAGATCATTTCTAATGCCTGGTGCCGGTGTGCCACTCACTCCTGATTCTATAATAGAAATTTCGCACGAAAGTTTAATGCGTATCTGGACCCGACTAAAAGTGTGGGTAGAAGAAGAGCACGAATCTGCTATGATGTATCGTAGGCTGTCAGAGGCTGCTGCCATGTATCAGGTAGGTAAAACTGGGTTATGGAGGCCGCCAGATCTTCAGCTGGCCCTTAACTGGCAGAATAAGCAGAAGCCTACCAGGGCCTGGGCCCAGCGGTATGATGAAGCTTTTGAAAGAGCCATAGTATTCTTAGACACCAGCCGCATTACCTATGAGGCCGAGCAAAAGAATCAGGAGCTTTTACAGAAAAGACTACTCAAAAGAGCCAAAGTGGTAGCTATTATTCTAGGGGTGTTCTTGGTAATATCCATATTCTTGTTTTTACTAGCTTTCACCAGAAATATAGAAGCACAAAAGCAGGCTGATCTGGCGATAATAAGCCAAAAGGAAGCTACAGAACAGAGAGACATAGCCAGAGATAAGGAGAAAGAGGCAAGAGATCAGCGTATTTTGGCATTGCAGCGAGAACAAGAGGCAACCGAAGCGAAGATAAAGGCGGAAAATGCTCTTGAAGATGCTGAGGAACAAAGGAATTTCGCGTTGAAGCAATATTTATATGCTCAGCAGCAAACCGGCGTGGCAGAATCAGCTAAGCTTAAGGCCGATAAGGAGAGGATTAATGCTGAGGAGCAAACTATAATAGCCCGTGAAAATAAGGATAGAGCTGAGAAATTATTATATCAATCTATAGCTCAGTCTATGGCAGTTAAATCTTTAGATATAGAAGATAATAATTTGAAAGGCTTACTGGCTCAGCATGCATATATATTTAACTCTGAGAACGAAGGCAGAGAGTATGACCCTTACATTTATAATGGCCTATATTCAGCATTGGCTCAAATAAACGGTCGCGTTTATAATACTATAGATGGTAAACAAAGAAATTCGATTAAGTCAGTGGTCTTTACTAGTACTGGTGATACTTTTTATAGTACAGGAAGTGAAGGTAAAATAGTATCTTCATCTATTTCAGAGCCTCAAAAATCAACTGTTATAGCCTACAATAAGTACCCTAATCGGGTATTGGCTTTAAGTTCAGATGATAATTGGCTCATTAGCGGTAGCGACTCATCTTATATTAAAGTTTATAACCTGAGAGAGTCAGGTAAACCTGAACTACTTGATGGACATAAAAGCTTTATTAATGATATTAAATTTGTGCCCAATACAAGTAGGTTTGTTAGTGCAGGAGAAGATGGTCAGCTGCGCATGAACAATGTTATAAGTATGGTCGGAGGTTTAATAACCACAACAGATGAACCTTTAAAAACCATAACTATAAATGAGAACGGGACTTTACTGGCTGGCGGAACAGTTTCCGGAAAAGTAATTTTGGTAGATCTAAGAACCGGAAAGAAAGAAATTATTGTAGATAAAGAAGGTACACCTGTTCATGCGGTATGCTTTAGCCCAAATGGTAAGCAGTTGGCCATTGGAGATGAAAAAGGAACTATTGGAATTTATAAGGTATCAAATGGCCATTTGATAAAAGAGTTTATTGGTCATAAAGGAAGAGTTAGCGCTATCCGATATAATAAGGAAGGTAGCTTGTTAGCGTCTGCAAGTTTGGATAGAACTATTCAAATGTGGGTTACTGATGATTTTAATGAACTTCCGCTTAAAATGTCAGATAATGATGCTTACGTCTGGGATATTGCGTTTAGCCCTGATTCTAATTATTTACTGGCAGCATGTGGTGATGGCGAGCTTCGTGTATGGCCTACCAAACCATCACTGATGGCGGATAAAATGTGTTCTACACTAGAAAGAAATATGTCTGAAGAAGAGTGGAAAGCCTATGTTGGACACGATATCCCTTTTCAGGGTACCTGTATTAATCTTTTGTTAGATAAAAAATAAGATGAGAGTAGTAAGGTTTTGCATACTTTTTGTTTTTTGTCTGCCTTGTATTTTTAGTCAGGCGCAGTCGTGTACTGATGTTTTAAATATGGCCAGAGAAAACTTTGATGCAGGTCATTTTTACGTCATTCCTGATTTATTGGAGCCATGTCTTAAAAGCGGACTTAAAAGAAACCAGCGGATTGAAGCCTATTATTTATTGTCAAGGACTTACTTGTTTCTGGATCAGCCAGAAAAGGCAGAGGAGAGCTATCTTCACCTATTGAAAGAAGACCCTGAATATGCTTTAAATGAAGAGGAAGATCCTATAGACCTGGTTTACTTAAGTAAAAAATTTATTACCACACCTATTTTTACTTTTTATGCAGGCGCTGGTGTCAATCTCACCTCTGTAAATGTATTGTCTAATTATGGCATGGATAATACTGGAAATTCACAGGAAGAATATAGCAATGGTTTTGGAATACAAGTAAAGGTAGGAACAGAACTAAATATAAATGATTTTCTAAGTGTGGGTTTAGAACCCTCTTTTTATACACGTTCCTATTCTTATGAAAACACACTTTTTGTAGTTGATAATCAAGATTATACTGAGAATCAGATAGGGTTCCAGGTTCCTGTGTTTTTAAAATACAGGAGGAAATTTGATAAGGTAACACCCTATGCATATGCAGGTTGGGGTATAGACTTGCTTACTAATGCAAATGCGCAAATCAGGTATAATGATAGAGACCTCAGTACTCAAAGTGAATACCCGGTAACAGGGCCTGAGTTGAATATTAATAATTTGAGGAACAGAGTGAATAGCTTCATTTTATTTGGAATAGGGGCAAACTACCGTATAGGCTATGATTATGTGTTTTTTGATATAAGATATAGTGGGATACTACGAAATATTGTAAAGGAGGAGAATAGATATAATAATTTACCCTTTAATTACACCTACAGTTATATTGATGATGAT includes the following:
- a CDS encoding YceI family protein translates to MKKNSFFILLLSAGIIASCGQKKEGTDAEVSEAKEVEQVEASKEYTVNAEESTVTWIGSKPTGKHDGTIPISQGNIAVEGDEIVGGTITLDIANIQNVDIADDEEMKGKLEGHLKSADFFDAENHPTAEFVITSVEPYSASDSVEVKEEFDSEYKPASADEFVVESPTHKVTGNLTMRGKTLSISFPAVVKVAESGLSAKAKFNIDRTLWGLTYSAESDAVDKAKDKFIYDTVNVGFDIKASEAPAM
- a CDS encoding gamma carbonic anhydrase family protein codes for the protein MALVKKIKKSIPKFGENCFLAETSVIIGDVTMGNNCTVWYNAIVRGDVHSITIGDQTNIQDGAIIHCTYQKAKTVIGSRVSIAHGAIVHGCEIEDDVLIGMKAVVMDNAIIKTGSVIAAGAIVLPGTVVEAGSIYAGVPAKKVKDTGPEMKEVIARTAKNYPMYASWYD
- a CDS encoding rhomboid family intramembrane serine protease, giving the protein MVKSGLKLRRSIYYTLAFVSIIWIVKIIEYTFHYNFGDFGILPRTVSGSIGIFTAPFIHGDVYHLLSNTFPLITLGIGIFYFYDKIAITVILLIYIMTGFWVWVAAREAYHIGASGVIYGMLTFLLLSGFLKRDAKSLAVSFIVLFIYGGSFFTGVIPGDQAVSWESHLMGAIAGVFCAIYFRKYGKAKRAIQDEPVANYSTYIYHYTKAELDNEAEALAPKKDSTIIYTIDSPFKEVK
- a CDS encoding OmpH family outer membrane protein, with product MKNLSLVLNVVLLIAVGVLYVLHFSGGKAEEQDEENGILQSSAYSVAYVDSDSVVKNYDFFKKKQEELTAKSERLQNEYKNRAEGLQREVTDYQRNVNNLTIGQAKALEEDLMKKQQNLRMYQESLSQQLMQDQNKVQAELYEKVSEFLKGYSSKKGLELVVQYTPGSDVLYANDSMNITGDVIKGLNEAYNSELNAPAESTEDSTAVSE
- a CDS encoding cyclic nucleotide-binding domain-containing protein, encoding MIKALFLALNLRKEEEKQVLLLLGNGFFMGIFLASYQISAETLFLNRLENYLKEAIMISGFLGIIITALFAYLQTRVAFSKLVLGNLIGIFSFISGVYLLFKLGDPGWQDVLVFLMFAMIGPMLAVSLLGFWGVFGRMFDLRQSKRIIGGIDIGQLSASILISFSIPFLEPLLPNTTSYLLISGVCVLVSLFFLTIITKRYDLKKAEVSSSKSEASKTGVQHLIKNRYVRLLSFFLLFSMVAFTLVQFSFQNVVAQQYPDEGELRNFLAIFNGSILVLSFLLQTFVNDRIIGEYGLKVSLLVLPIILSLLTVGALLAGTLFGYTPDAGTYFIWFFLFIALSRLFNFSLRDSLENPTFKLYFMPLDNRIRFDIQTKVEGVVNEASRFVGGLLIMGLSFISFFSLIHYSYALIFVIIGYFFIIGKLYSEYRDSIRHKLQDQQDSFDEEVLSPQERLFKRLTAALTADKSNKVVFSFKLLEKLDPHNVPRYINSLMGHGAGEIRDFAQNKINEIKGNSISDRYVINMSGSQEQSDKRLVSGTDVLDLFQAGNVTKARLSKLCKSDNSDDRQYATELLNNSNEDEHTSFLIELLMDMDPKVRNSAIKTAQKKYNREVLNVLVENLSYSAYSIQAGNTLTFIGEEALGVLDSAFYKSGQSYQVMLKIIQIIGRIGGETARSLLWSKIDFPDKLLMSQVLLALGLTEFKADVTQIPRIKYGIESDIEDIAWNICAITEVTTDQFGREIKLALEEEIKYDVEHIYMLLSMLYDTKSIQLVKQNIESGTSEGITYAIELLDVFLSEDLKQRIIPVLDDLNFAEKARKLEFYFPRQKLDSKLVLKFLLNRDFAQTNRWTKACIIFQIGLLKISEFTYDLIANLFNPDGLIREIAAWSLYEIDPALYIDNVKRIGKTKQRELDELILMSTSSRRSWRSLKFEKIIFLRNIPVFKGIFGLTIAGVADAIEEMQLIEGEPLKVDELYNDNFYIVYSGTINIYEDGKLKEEVKTGEFIGELITRYKGVGNTYMRAEKDTVLFKIKKDNFYELLADNISLADKIVEYV
- a CDS encoding nSTAND1 domain-containing NTPase, with amino-acid sequence MLRYDTKIGDHDASSEDLSHHMLLGDNPFPGLRPFSIDESHLFFGREGQVNEITVKLSANRFVTVMGYSGSGKSSLMYCGLIPVLHGGFLEETGPNWNVITSRPGISPLDNLARSLLKASPDYKQQTIEERMVNQSLLTSILKSDSEGLIKAVEHIKQDDRENTLILVDQFEELFTYQSDDENDVSEQAKVYVNLLLEACHNPDSPIYLAITMRSDYVGECAVFPGLTQMINQSNYLVPQMTRDQKRKAIEGPVAVGGGEISGRLVKRLLNEVGDNQDQLPILQHALMRTWDYWVKNHEEEEPLDLRHYNAIGKISQALSQHADEAYDELEPSDREIAEILFKSLTEKTNDNFGRRRSVKLSLVAELAGVNDSEVIEVIEKFRQPGRSFLMPGAGVPLTPDSIIEISHESLMRIWTRLKVWVEEEHESAMMYRRLSEAAAMYQVGKTGLWRPPDLQLALNWQNKQKPTRAWAQRYDEAFERAIVFLDTSRITYEAEQKNQELLQKRLLKRAKVVAIILGVFLVISIFLFLLAFTRNIEAQKQADLAIISQKEATEQRDIARDKEKEARDQRILALQREQEATEAKIKAENALEDAEEQRNFALKQYLYAQQQTGVAESAKLKADKERINAEEQTIIARENKDRAEKLLYQSIAQSMAVKSLDIEDNNLKGLLAQHAYIFNSENEGREYDPYIYNGLYSALAQINGRVYNTIDGKQRNSIKSVVFTSTGDTFYSTGSEGKIVSSSISEPQKSTVIAYNKYPNRVLALSSDDNWLISGSDSSYIKVYNLRESGKPELLDGHKSFINDIKFVPNTSRFVSAGEDGQLRMNNVISMVGGLITTTDEPLKTITINENGTLLAGGTVSGKVILVDLRTGKKEIIVDKEGTPVHAVCFSPNGKQLAIGDEKGTIGIYKVSNGHLIKEFIGHKGRVSAIRYNKEGSLLASASLDRTIQMWVTDDFNELPLKMSDNDAYVWDIAFSPDSNYLLAACGDGELRVWPTKPSLMADKMCSTLERNMSEEEWKAYVGHDIPFQGTCINLLLDKK
- a CDS encoding outer membrane beta-barrel protein, which translates into the protein MRVVRFCILFVFCLPCIFSQAQSCTDVLNMARENFDAGHFYVIPDLLEPCLKSGLKRNQRIEAYYLLSRTYLFLDQPEKAEESYLHLLKEDPEYALNEEEDPIDLVYLSKKFITTPIFTFYAGAGVNLTSVNVLSNYGMDNTGNSQEEYSNGFGIQVKVGTELNINDFLSVGLEPSFYTRSYSYENTLFVVDNQDYTENQIGFQVPVFLKYRRKFDKVTPYAYAGWGIDLLTNANAQIRYNDRDLSTQSEYPVTGPELNINNLRNRVNSFILFGIGANYRIGYDYVFFDIRYSGILRNIVKEENRYNNLPFNYTYSYIDDDKRLNNYAISVGYVWPLYKPRKIKKHSTKGFINKLLSKGGADK